One Streptomyces mobaraensis NBRC 13819 = DSM 40847 DNA segment encodes these proteins:
- a CDS encoding CRISPR-associated helicase/endonuclease Cas3 → MRSEESVVSLMRSMGVPQETVTRVARLWGKSAARNGGRTHLLIGHLLDTAAVAGVMWDEYLAPSIRKRLDEISNGRGRTWFMWMCGIHDCGKASPSFQGLDPAEASPVRAAGLTWRRLPRSVKWRHDVAGAAMLLPRLREEWQRDEAVAWVLPLVAGHHGKFPSKKKPPSQDAQGTGPAWAETQRVLVDVFTRAVGFESVAAARPVSALRKAEQLTLSGLVVMADWIASDHRHFAGIADAQGVSPAQACRRAATAWKALGLRGGWRQLALPKSPMAPLTERLGVRPRASQRELVERAWSIPAPGLLIAEAPMGEGKTKAALAAAEVLAARFGCDGVFVAMPTQATCDPMYAQVVSWVGSFDPILEQHVALLHGKRRYNALWREIWEGIRPTGTDGSDGTLADPWEVYGAIDEDDEFGGPSGPAGADDIDRTGPPQWLLGGKRGLLTPFAVGTVDHLLYAATRTRHVMLRFAGLAGKVVIVDEVHAADVYMRQFLLEALRWLGQAGVPVVLLSATLPPAQRQAFVDAYLSGALADEDVRQPVPQPAGYPCVTAAYAVSGQPVAESSRLPTPSWRSSTPVRLSWLPDVESDGSAVAAKVREEVADGGVVLVVVNQVARAQAIYEALRREGVEGTVHLLHGQLCAKDRADRTEECLRLLGPAAGGSRPKRMVLIATQLAEQSFDVDADLLITDLAPVDLLLQRIGRLHRHAGTARPRAHTTPRVIVTGVAAGSEQGRPRFLPASQKVYGQWPLLRATALVAEAAGPLLANGTADRAGGVPWSIPSDVPTLVARAYGEADVCPPEWQEPSALEAWRAEEANRQEAAGKYVLTRPRNWAAPTLEGLHYAGAATPKEEDLDAVVRDGELGVEVVLVHRLANGYTALDGTRLGAHGEAPDESVVERLLGGSVRLPGRLSEEAEKTLGALPGWAGDPWLRYARALVLDDGAAILGTNRLSYEPEIGLLVARD, encoded by the coding sequence GTGCGTAGCGAGGAGTCCGTCGTCAGCCTGATGCGGTCGATGGGGGTACCGCAGGAGACCGTGACCCGAGTGGCGCGGCTGTGGGGTAAGTCCGCCGCGCGGAACGGCGGGCGGACTCATCTGCTGATCGGGCATCTGCTGGATACCGCCGCTGTGGCGGGGGTGATGTGGGACGAGTACCTGGCGCCCTCGATCCGCAAGCGGTTGGACGAGATCAGCAACGGGCGGGGACGCACCTGGTTCATGTGGATGTGCGGCATTCACGACTGCGGCAAGGCAAGTCCGTCCTTCCAGGGATTGGACCCGGCAGAGGCATCCCCGGTGCGGGCGGCCGGTTTGACGTGGCGCCGCTTGCCCAGGAGCGTCAAGTGGCGTCACGACGTGGCAGGAGCGGCGATGCTTCTGCCCCGACTGCGGGAGGAGTGGCAGAGAGACGAAGCCGTCGCGTGGGTGCTGCCCCTGGTGGCCGGGCATCATGGGAAGTTCCCCTCGAAGAAGAAGCCGCCGTCCCAGGACGCACAAGGTACGGGACCTGCTTGGGCCGAGACCCAGCGAGTGCTCGTCGACGTGTTCACACGCGCGGTGGGATTCGAGAGCGTGGCAGCGGCCAGGCCGGTCTCGGCCTTACGGAAAGCCGAGCAGCTGACGTTGTCGGGGCTGGTCGTGATGGCGGACTGGATCGCCAGCGACCACCGGCACTTCGCGGGTATTGCGGACGCCCAGGGCGTCTCGCCTGCCCAGGCGTGCCGGAGAGCGGCGACCGCCTGGAAAGCTCTGGGGCTGCGGGGCGGTTGGAGGCAGCTCGCCCTGCCGAAGAGTCCCATGGCTCCGCTGACGGAACGGCTGGGCGTGCGCCCCCGTGCCTCGCAACGGGAGCTGGTGGAACGGGCCTGGTCGATACCGGCGCCCGGGTTGCTCATCGCCGAGGCCCCCATGGGTGAGGGCAAGACCAAGGCGGCGCTGGCCGCGGCAGAGGTGCTCGCGGCGCGTTTCGGCTGCGACGGTGTTTTCGTGGCCATGCCTACGCAGGCGACATGCGATCCCATGTATGCCCAAGTAGTGTCGTGGGTTGGGTCGTTCGACCCAATCTTGGAACAGCATGTCGCACTACTGCACGGCAAGCGACGCTACAACGCACTATGGCGTGAGATCTGGGAAGGGATCCGGCCGACCGGAACCGACGGCAGCGACGGGACGTTGGCCGACCCCTGGGAGGTCTATGGGGCGATCGATGAGGACGACGAGTTCGGCGGCCCCAGCGGTCCGGCGGGCGCGGACGACATCGATCGCACCGGACCTCCCCAGTGGCTCCTGGGCGGCAAGCGCGGCTTGCTCACCCCCTTCGCCGTCGGCACCGTAGACCACCTGCTCTACGCCGCGACACGCACCCGCCACGTAATGCTCAGATTCGCCGGGCTGGCGGGCAAGGTCGTGATCGTGGACGAGGTGCACGCGGCCGACGTCTACATGAGGCAGTTCCTGTTGGAGGCCCTGCGGTGGCTGGGGCAGGCCGGGGTGCCGGTGGTGCTCCTGTCGGCAACGCTGCCGCCGGCTCAGCGGCAGGCTTTCGTCGACGCGTACCTCTCGGGAGCCCTCGCCGACGAGGACGTGCGGCAGCCGGTACCCCAACCCGCCGGATACCCGTGTGTGACCGCTGCTTATGCGGTGTCGGGGCAGCCGGTGGCGGAAAGTTCGCGGCTGCCCACACCGTCCTGGCGTTCGTCCACGCCCGTGCGGCTCTCGTGGCTCCCGGACGTCGAAAGCGACGGGTCGGCGGTCGCCGCGAAGGTGCGGGAGGAGGTGGCGGACGGCGGGGTCGTTCTCGTGGTCGTCAACCAGGTGGCTCGCGCACAGGCGATCTACGAGGCACTGCGCAGGGAGGGCGTCGAAGGCACAGTCCACCTTCTCCACGGACAGTTGTGCGCCAAGGACCGGGCCGACCGGACGGAGGAGTGCCTGCGTCTCCTGGGCCCGGCAGCAGGCGGTTCCCGGCCCAAGCGCATGGTGCTGATCGCCACGCAGCTCGCAGAACAGTCGTTCGACGTCGACGCGGATCTCCTGATCACCGACTTGGCCCCGGTGGACCTCTTGTTGCAGCGCATCGGCCGACTGCACCGGCACGCCGGAACGGCCAGGCCACGGGCACACACAACACCGAGGGTGATCGTGACCGGTGTAGCTGCCGGTTCCGAACAGGGACGCCCCCGTTTCCTCCCGGCCTCCCAGAAGGTTTACGGACAGTGGCCGCTGCTCCGCGCGACAGCCCTGGTGGCCGAAGCGGCAGGTCCGCTGCTGGCCAACGGTACAGCCGACAGGGCGGGCGGAGTTCCCTGGAGCATTCCGTCGGACGTGCCGACCCTGGTCGCTCGCGCGTACGGGGAGGCCGACGTGTGCCCTCCGGAGTGGCAGGAGCCATCCGCACTGGAGGCCTGGCGGGCCGAGGAGGCGAATCGCCAGGAGGCCGCAGGTAAATACGTCCTCACGCGCCCCCGGAACTGGGCGGCGCCCACCCTGGAGGGCCTGCACTACGCCGGTGCCGCGACGCCCAAGGAGGAGGACCTCGACGCCGTAGTGCGGGACGGGGAGCTCGGCGTCGAAGTCGTTCTCGTACACCGCCTTGCCAACGGATACACGGCACTTGACGGAACGCGCCTCGGCGCGCACGGCGAGGCACCGGACGAATCGGTGGTCGAACGCCTGCTGGGCGGCAGCGTCCGGCTGCCCGGCCGGCTGTCGGAGGAAGCCGAGAAGACTTTGGGCGCGCTGCCGGGCTGGGCCGGCGACCCTTGGCTCCGCTACGCCCGCGCGCTGGTCCTGGACGACGGCGCGGCCATCCTGGGTACCAACCGGCTCTCGTACGAACCCGAAATCGGCCTGCTGGTCGCGCGAGACTGA
- the casA gene encoding type I-E CRISPR-associated protein Cse1/CasA, translating to MKIFSTRFDPPTPAPINGVELSPPHIPKNMRHEARGPMEVTGDLVRDGWLPVLRCDKPKGECEKSEVGLLEALTRAHTILRLDLPAPTMLPAVLRQLLMPIMLHALGVPRTPKEWAERFERGQFSDAEAQEIADYLGPRYGKRFHLFSSTERPFAQAAGLTALSGDTKPSTLLVPSIASGNNVPLFSTLTDADHLDLTPADAALWLLHAHCWDTAAIKTGAVGDLQAKAGKTTGNPTSPLGQLGVIVPTGRTLYETLLLNTPIYPSGLDPDDLPQWAWDERPSSLAWKSPAGPEWSTRPAGGLLDLLTFQARRIRLIPTETDHGLRVRQVIVCAGDRLTSTPQEEPHTAWNHTAKPKAGQPHQRPRRHASGRAAWQGLGSLLALAVPEDGDGPYTSLLLRQVDGLLNDDGLSATYPLNVQISGLEYGNQSAVVENAIADSLPLPVASLLSGENGLRQEILQCAEQADRVARALDGLHADLRRASGGEPLPRDKGERPSARFLHAVDGRMRRLLAGLRTVGDDYDLLDKALECWELTLRRAAREEASSLLSAVPPRAMIGRTEKVNGKEVTFRSGKAAGLFYNRLNETLWRTAEARLAEGGAA from the coding sequence GTGAAAATCTTCTCCACACGGTTCGATCCACCAACCCCTGCTCCGATCAACGGCGTTGAGCTGTCACCCCCGCATATTCCGAAGAACATGCGCCACGAAGCGAGAGGACCGATGGAAGTAACAGGAGATCTCGTCCGGGACGGCTGGTTACCCGTTCTCAGGTGCGATAAGCCCAAGGGCGAGTGTGAGAAGTCCGAGGTCGGGCTTCTCGAAGCGCTCACGCGGGCCCACACCATCCTGCGGCTGGACCTGCCGGCCCCGACCATGCTGCCCGCCGTCCTGCGCCAGCTCCTGATGCCGATCATGTTGCACGCCCTCGGTGTGCCACGGACGCCCAAGGAGTGGGCCGAGCGGTTCGAACGAGGTCAGTTCTCCGACGCCGAAGCACAGGAGATTGCCGACTACCTCGGTCCCCGATACGGCAAGCGATTCCATCTGTTCTCCTCCACGGAACGACCGTTCGCGCAAGCCGCCGGCCTGACGGCGCTCAGCGGTGATACCAAGCCGTCCACCCTGCTCGTCCCTTCCATCGCGTCGGGCAACAACGTCCCCTTGTTCAGTACCCTCACCGATGCCGACCACCTGGATCTCACACCGGCGGACGCGGCGTTGTGGCTGTTGCACGCACACTGCTGGGACACCGCCGCCATCAAGACAGGCGCCGTGGGCGATCTGCAGGCGAAGGCAGGGAAGACGACGGGTAACCCGACCTCCCCGCTGGGCCAGCTCGGCGTCATCGTCCCAACCGGCCGCACCCTGTACGAGACGCTGCTGCTCAACACGCCGATCTACCCGAGCGGCCTGGATCCCGACGATCTCCCACAGTGGGCCTGGGACGAGCGGCCGAGCTCCCTCGCCTGGAAGTCCCCGGCCGGCCCCGAGTGGTCCACCCGCCCCGCAGGCGGCCTGCTCGACCTCCTCACCTTCCAGGCCCGCCGGATCCGCCTGATCCCGACCGAGACCGACCATGGCCTCCGAGTGCGACAGGTGATCGTCTGCGCCGGTGACCGGCTCACCTCCACTCCCCAGGAAGAGCCGCACACCGCTTGGAATCACACGGCCAAGCCCAAGGCCGGTCAGCCGCACCAACGTCCCCGTCGCCACGCCTCCGGCCGTGCGGCCTGGCAAGGGCTGGGTTCACTGCTCGCGCTCGCGGTCCCCGAGGACGGTGACGGCCCGTACACTTCCTTGCTGCTGCGTCAAGTGGACGGCCTGCTCAACGACGACGGTCTTTCCGCCACTTACCCCCTGAACGTGCAGATCAGCGGCCTGGAGTACGGCAACCAGTCAGCCGTCGTGGAAAACGCCATCGCCGACAGTTTGCCGTTGCCCGTCGCCTCGCTGCTGTCCGGGGAGAACGGACTCCGTCAGGAAATTCTGCAGTGCGCCGAACAGGCCGACCGGGTGGCCCGCGCGCTGGACGGCCTCCACGCCGATCTCCGCCGGGCCTCCGGCGGCGAACCACTGCCCCGGGACAAGGGCGAACGGCCCTCGGCCCGCTTCCTGCACGCCGTGGACGGCAGGATGCGACGCCTCCTCGCAGGCTTGCGCACCGTCGGGGATGACTACGACTTGCTGGACAAAGCGCTGGAATGCTGGGAGTTGACGCTGCGACGGGCCGCCAGGGAGGAGGCAAGCAGTCTGCTGTCCGCCGTCCCGCCCCGTGCCATGATCGGCCGCACGGAGAAAGTGAACGGCAAGGAGGTCACTTTTCGGAGCGGCAAGGCCGCCGGCCTCTTCTACAACCGGCTGAACGAGACGCTGTGGCGCACTGCGGAGGCGCGCCTGGCAGAGGGGGGAGCGGCATGA
- a CDS encoding biotin/lipoate A/B protein ligase family protein — protein MHGEYKVPGGKLVVVDLEERDGVLRDVRVAGDFFLEPDEALFDINRALEGASADLSAQELATRVDAALPRGTVMFGLTSEAVGVAVRRALANATDWHHYDWQLIHDGPQSPALHMALDEVLTTEVAAGRRPPTLRVWEWASPAVIIGSFQSLRNEVDTESAARHGMTVVRRISGGGAMFVEPQSTITYSLYVPDSLVQGLSFADSYAYLDDWVLGALGDMGIKAWYQPLNDIATEAGKIAGAAQKRVVSGDGAVLHHVTMAYDIDADKMLDVLRIGREKLSDKGTKSAKKRVDPLRRQTGLPRATVIDRMITSFRTRYGLTTGAATEEEMTRAVELAETKFASEGWTARVP, from the coding sequence GTGCACGGTGAGTACAAGGTGCCGGGCGGCAAGCTCGTCGTCGTGGACCTGGAGGAACGGGACGGGGTGCTGCGCGACGTCCGCGTCGCCGGTGACTTCTTCCTCGAACCCGACGAGGCGCTGTTCGACATCAACCGAGCGCTGGAAGGCGCGAGCGCCGACCTGTCCGCGCAGGAACTCGCCACCCGCGTCGACGCGGCGCTCCCGCGGGGCACGGTGATGTTCGGCCTCACCTCGGAGGCCGTGGGCGTGGCGGTCCGCCGGGCCCTCGCGAACGCGACGGACTGGCACCACTACGACTGGCAGCTGATCCACGACGGCCCCCAGTCGCCCGCCCTGCACATGGCCCTGGACGAGGTCCTCACCACCGAAGTGGCCGCCGGCCGCCGCCCGCCCACGCTGCGCGTCTGGGAATGGGCGTCCCCGGCCGTGATCATCGGCAGCTTCCAGTCCCTCCGCAACGAGGTGGACACGGAATCGGCTGCACGCCACGGCATGACGGTGGTCCGGCGCATCAGTGGCGGTGGGGCTATGTTCGTAGAACCCCAAAGTACGATCACTTACTCCCTCTACGTACCGGACTCCCTCGTGCAGGGACTGTCCTTCGCGGACAGCTACGCCTACCTCGACGACTGGGTCCTCGGCGCCCTCGGGGACATGGGCATCAAGGCCTGGTACCAGCCCCTCAACGACATCGCCACCGAGGCCGGCAAAATCGCCGGCGCCGCCCAGAAGCGCGTGGTCTCCGGCGACGGCGCCGTCCTGCACCACGTGACCATGGCCTACGACATCGACGCCGACAAAATGCTCGACGTCCTCCGCATCGGCCGCGAAAAGCTCTCCGACAAGGGCACCAAGAGCGCCAAAAAGCGAGTAGACCCCCTCCGCCGCCAAACCGGCCTTCCCCGCGCCACCGTCATCGACCGCATGATCACCTCCTTCCGCACCCGCTACGGCCTGACAACGGGCGCGGCGACGGAGGAGGAGATGACCCGCGCGGTCGAACTGGCGGAGACGAAGTTCGCGTCGGAGGGGTGGACGGCGCGGGTGCCGTAG